The Pochonia chlamydosporia 170 chromosome 1, whole genome shotgun sequence genome window below encodes:
- a CDS encoding class E vacuolar protein-sorting machinery protein HSE1 (similar to Coccidioides immitis RS XP_001247464.1), giving the protein MFRAQAAGPFDDVVAKATDENLTSEDWGAIIEVCDKVTSDTSGPKEAVQSMIKRLAHRNANVQLYTLELAHALCQNCGKPMHREVSSRAFTDALLKLANDRNTHSQVKAKILEKMKEWTDMFSRDAELGIMNDAYFRLKQTNPTLQAPSAPQKQGLTEADRQKEDDELQMALKLSLQDEERKKTTAQAGPSNQSGTGNQQSSSPAPAVPAGTTAATVSRVRALYDFVPSEAGELEFKKGDVIAVLESVYKDWWRGSLKGKTGIFPLNYVEKLTDPTPDELQREAQMEAEVFAEIKNVEKLLTLLSASNTAPREEDNEEISKLYHQTLAIRPKLIKLIEKYSQKKDDFTQLNEKFIKARRDYEALLESSMSHPPQPNYQQYAMRPGPPAQGYPAGGYQGQPPPQDPYYNQAPPADHPHYQASSPPPNNFQPQGTPAPFYVAGAEVPSHAPSQPQQPPQQYPPRDDTPSLGPPGGKQPAAVNPSSPPPQTFTPYSHPQQPPPQNAAPYAQVPNQQQQQQRPQSTYGAQELATSVYDSPIAPHNPTAAPFGQQQYQSYNPPDQAPPPAPTGQAPPPPNSMSPAPLQPGGAAYDARHGLPSQGAPVDSRPPQPQYKPYVPPGDGPSPNDYYRQGGNPY; this is encoded by the exons CGATGTCGTCG CCAAGGCGACCGACGAGAACCTCACTTCGGAAGACTGGGGCGCCATCATCGAGGTGTGCGACAAGGTCACCAGCGATACCAGCGGACCCAAGGAGGCTGTTCAGAGCATGATTAAACGTCTTGCACATCGGAATGCGAATGTACAGCTGTACACTTTGGAG CTTGCACACGCTCTATGCCAGAACTGCGGCAAACCCATGCACCGCGAAGTGTCTAGTCGAGCCTTTACCGACGCCCTTCTCAAGCTGGCAAATGACCGAAACACCCATTCCCaagtcaaggccaagatcctcgagaagatgaaggagtGGACCGACATGTTTAGCAGGGACGCCGAACTGGGAATCATGAACGACGCCTACTTCCGCCTCAAGCAGACAAACCCTACCTTGCAGGCACCCAGCGCGCCGCAGAAGCAGGGTCTCACAGAAGCGGATAGACAAAAGGAGGATGACGAACTCCAGATGGCCTTGAAACTCAGCTTGCAGGACGAGGAGCGCAAGAAGACAACGGCACAGGCCGGTCCCAGCAACCAGAGCGGCACTGGCAATCAGCAATCATCCTCCCCGGCTCCGGCAGTCCCGGCTGGCACCACGGCCGCGACTGTGAGCAGAGTGCGAGCTCTGTACGACTTTGTGCCGTCTGAGGCTGGTGAGCTCGAGTTCAAAAAGGGCGATGTTATTGCTGTGCTGGAAAGTGTCTACAAGGACTGGTGGCGAGGTTCTCTCAAGGGAAAGACTGGCATCTTCCCACTCAACTATGTGGAAAAGCTGACGGATCCTACCCCGGATGAGCTGCAGAGAGAGGCACAGATGGAGGCGGAGGTGTTTGCGGAGATTAAGAACGTGGAGAAACTGCTTACCTTGTTGAGTGCGTCGAACACGGCGCCTCGTGAGGAGGACAATGAGGAGATTTCG AAGCTATACCACCAGACGTTGGCGATTCGGCCGAAGCTCATTAAGCTTATTGAAAAGTACTCGCAAAAGAAGG ACGACTTCACCCAGCTCAACGAAAAGTTCATCAAGGCTCGACGAGACTACGAAGCCCTATTGGAGTCGTCCATgtctcatcctcctcagcccAACTATCAGCAATATGCTATGCGTCCCGGTCCTCCTGCCCAGGGTTATCCTGCCGGCGGATATCAGGGACAGCCACCTCCACAAGATCCTTACTACAACCAAGCTCCTCCCGCAG accacccCCACTACCAAGCTAGCTCTCCGCCACCAAACAACTTCCAACCTCAAGGCACTCCCGCGCCCTTCTACGTTGCAGGAGCTGAGGTTCCATCCCACGCACCGTCTCAACCTCAGCAACCGCCCCAGCAATACCCTCCAAGAGACGATACCCCGAGCCTCGGACCCCCCGGCGGCAAGCAACCAGCTGCCGTAAACCCATCGTCACCTCCACCGCAGACCTTCACCCCCTACTCTCACCCCCAGCAACCTCCTCCGCAAAACGCCGCTCCCTACGCCCAAGTTCccaaccagcagcagcaacagcagcgacCGCAAAGCACATACGGCGCCCAAGAACTCGCCACCTCGGTGTACGACTCCCCCATTGCACCGCACAATCCCACCGCCGCGCCATTTGGACAACAACAATACCAGTCGTACAACCCGCCTGACCAGGCTCCTCCGCCGGCACCAACAGGCCAAGCTCCCCCTCCGCCTAATTCAATGTCCCCTGCGCCGTTGCAGCCAGGTGGTGCGGCGTACGATGCTCGTCACGGATTACCTAGCCAGGGGGCGCCAGTTGATTCCCGTCCCCCACAGCCGCAGTATAAGCCGTATGTGCCGCCTGGGGATGGGCCCTCGCCGAATGATTATTACAGACAGGGTGGGAATCCTTATTAA